In the genome of Streptomyces collinus, one region contains:
- a CDS encoding VOC family protein: MTTRPGSLNEFCWMDLKTRDPAGTAAFLSTTLGWSFAVDEEDWRKAIKMSVDGRPIGGVSDVASPAYPPGTPAHIAYYLAVDDIERRVEAATAHGARLVVSPFDAGGQGRIATLTDPEGAAFSLWQRRHFPGWSFPPGLAGAPHRMVLACDRPDEARHFYEKTTGAPLFCADFIAAAEPGASTPQWELVVASMIWTTSSEHTMTAGPRSPLPRARPSRGAAEQPGGTVLPAAS; encoded by the coding sequence ATGACGACCCGTCCGGGTTCATTGAACGAGTTCTGCTGGATGGACCTCAAAACCCGCGACCCGGCCGGCACCGCCGCCTTCTTGTCCACGACGCTCGGCTGGAGCTTCGCGGTGGACGAGGAGGACTGGCGCAAGGCCATCAAGATGTCCGTCGACGGCCGACCGATCGGTGGCGTCAGCGACGTGGCGAGCCCGGCCTACCCTCCAGGTACACCCGCCCACATCGCCTACTACCTGGCGGTGGACGACATCGAGCGCCGTGTCGAAGCGGCGACGGCCCATGGCGCTCGCCTTGTCGTATCCCCCTTCGACGCGGGCGGTCAGGGCCGCATCGCGACACTGACCGACCCTGAGGGCGCCGCCTTCTCCCTCTGGCAGCGGCGCCACTTCCCAGGATGGAGCTTCCCTCCCGGCCTGGCGGGCGCTCCGCATCGCATGGTCCTCGCCTGCGATCGGCCCGACGAGGCCCGGCACTTCTACGAGAAGACGACCGGAGCGCCCCTGTTCTGCGCCGACTTCATCGCCGCGGCGGAGCCCGGTGCATCCACCCCGCAGTGGGAACTGGTGGTCGCCTCGATGATCTGGACAACGTCATCCGAGCACACGATGACGGCCGGGCCTCGGTCACCTCTTCCGAGAGCACGGCCGTCGCGTGGTGCGGCTGAGCAGCCCGGAGGGACTGTCCTTCCTGCTGCGTCATAG
- a CDS encoding GDSL-type esterase/lipase family protein, which translates to MHRTPHSSPHLRAMSVLGLLATLLLPLGMTFAPGALAAPTADPVRVMPLGDSITGSPGCWRAVLWNRLASSGYQDIDFVGTLPPQGCGQAHDGDNEGHGGELVTNVADQNLLPGRLASTRPDIVVMHFGTNDVWSSIAPDRILAAYTKLVAQMRASNPDMRILVAQLIPMNPSSCAGCAQRVVDFNARIPGWARATGTDRSPVTVVDQWTGFSTAADTYDGVHPNASGDDKIAARWFPALSAVLDAGVPQDPDDPGDPGEDPAACTARFRAVSSWQGGYQGEVTVTNTSASAVRGWTATVVPANGARLTQLWNGSLSTAADGTATVRNAAWNGALAPGASASFGFVATAPATAGTPAATVTCTGAAPAA; encoded by the coding sequence ATGCACAGAACCCCCCACTCGTCCCCGCACTTACGCGCCATGTCCGTTCTCGGCCTCCTGGCCACCCTGCTCCTCCCCCTCGGCATGACGTTCGCCCCGGGAGCGCTGGCCGCGCCCACGGCGGACCCCGTGCGCGTCATGCCGCTCGGCGATTCGATCACCGGCTCGCCGGGCTGCTGGCGGGCCGTGCTGTGGAACCGGCTGGCCAGCAGCGGATACCAGGACATCGACTTCGTCGGCACCCTCCCCCCGCAGGGCTGCGGCCAGGCGCACGACGGGGACAACGAGGGGCACGGCGGCGAACTGGTCACCAACGTGGCGGACCAGAACCTGCTGCCCGGCCGGCTGGCCTCCACCCGCCCGGACATCGTTGTCATGCACTTCGGCACGAACGACGTGTGGAGCAGCATCGCCCCCGACCGCATCCTCGCCGCCTACACCAAGCTCGTGGCGCAGATGAGGGCCTCCAACCCGGACATGCGGATCCTCGTCGCGCAGCTCATCCCCATGAACCCGAGCAGTTGCGCCGGCTGCGCACAGCGGGTCGTCGACTTCAACGCGCGGATTCCCGGCTGGGCCCGGGCGACCGGCACCGACCGCTCCCCCGTCACGGTGGTCGACCAGTGGACCGGCTTCAGCACGGCCGCCGACACCTACGACGGCGTGCACCCCAACGCCTCCGGCGACGACAAGATCGCCGCCCGCTGGTTCCCGGCCCTGTCGGCGGTTCTCGACGCCGGCGTCCCGCAGGATCCGGACGATCCGGGTGACCCGGGCGAGGACCCCGCGGCCTGCACCGCGCGTTTCCGGGCCGTCTCCTCCTGGCAGGGCGGCTACCAGGGCGAGGTGACGGTGACGAACACGTCGGCCTCCGCCGTCCGCGGCTGGACCGCGACCGTCGTACCGGCGAACGGAGCGCGTCTCACCCAGCTCTGGAACGGCAGCCTCTCCACGGCCGCCGACGGCACGGCCACCGTCAGGAACGCGGCGTGGAACGGCGCCCTCGCTCCCGGCGCGAGCGCCTCCTTCGGATTCGTCGCCACCGCCCCGGCAACGGCCGGCACCCCGGCGGCGACCGTCACCTGCACGGGGGCCGCACCGGCCGCATGA
- a CDS encoding cellulase family glycosylhydrolase: MRLRPTPTPPRLATVAATLFALFVSFLVLTPPAQAAPAGFRVQNGRLLEAGGNDFVMRGVNHAHTWYPDRISSLSHIKAKGANTVRVVLSNGDRWTRNDAADVTNVISQCKQNRLICVLEVHDTTGYGEQSGATTLSRAADYWISLQSALAGQEDYVIVNIGNEPYGNTNYTAWTADTKAAIQKLRNAGLDHTIMVDAPNWGQDWAFTMRDNAASVFAADPDANTVFSIHMYGVFDTAAEITDYLNRFVTAKLPVVVGEFGHDHSDGNPDEDTILAVTQQLRLGYLGWSWSGNGGGVEYLDMVTNFDPDQLTSWGRRLFNGANGIAATAKEAAIYSGNGGDATPPTAPGTPTASGVTSSSATLTWAAASDATGVTGYDVVRISGGTETAVTSSTRTTATLTGLSPATSHTFAVYARDAAGNRSPRSGTVTVTTSPGGSPSACGVGYRVTGSWPGGFQGEIVLRNTGTSAINGWTLRWTFPDSQRITNLWGGTATQSGSEVSVAAASYTATIPASGSVTLGFTATRPAANPSPTAFTLNGADCAVS; the protein is encoded by the coding sequence ATGAGACTCCGCCCCACCCCCACCCCTCCACGCCTGGCCACCGTGGCCGCCACCCTGTTCGCCCTCTTCGTGTCCTTCCTCGTCCTCACCCCGCCGGCCCAGGCCGCCCCCGCCGGCTTCCGGGTGCAGAACGGCCGGCTGCTGGAGGCGGGCGGGAACGACTTCGTGATGCGGGGCGTCAACCACGCCCACACCTGGTATCCGGACCGGATCAGTTCCCTCTCCCACATCAAGGCCAAGGGCGCCAACACCGTCCGCGTGGTCCTGTCCAACGGTGACCGCTGGACCCGCAACGACGCCGCCGACGTGACGAACGTGATCTCCCAGTGCAAGCAGAACCGGCTGATCTGCGTCCTGGAGGTGCACGACACCACGGGCTACGGCGAGCAGAGCGGAGCGACCACCCTGTCCCGCGCGGCCGACTACTGGATCAGCCTGCAGAGCGCCCTGGCCGGCCAGGAGGACTACGTCATCGTCAACATCGGCAACGAGCCGTACGGCAACACCAACTACACGGCGTGGACGGCCGACACCAAGGCCGCGATCCAGAAGCTCCGCAACGCCGGGCTCGACCACACGATCATGGTCGACGCACCCAACTGGGGCCAGGACTGGGCATTCACGATGCGCGACAACGCCGCCTCGGTCTTCGCCGCCGACCCCGACGCCAACACGGTCTTCTCGATCCACATGTATGGCGTCTTCGACACCGCCGCCGAGATCACCGACTACCTGAACCGCTTCGTGACCGCCAAACTGCCCGTCGTCGTCGGCGAGTTCGGCCACGACCACTCGGACGGCAACCCCGACGAGGACACCATCCTGGCCGTCACCCAGCAGCTCCGCCTCGGCTACCTCGGCTGGTCGTGGAGCGGCAACGGCGGCGGGGTCGAGTACCTGGACATGGTCACGAACTTCGACCCGGACCAGCTGACCAGCTGGGGCCGGCGGCTCTTCAACGGCGCGAACGGCATCGCCGCCACCGCCAAGGAGGCCGCGATCTACTCCGGCAACGGCGGCGACGCCACTCCCCCGACCGCTCCCGGCACCCCGACCGCCTCCGGGGTGACCTCCTCGTCGGCCACCCTGACCTGGGCCGCCGCCTCCGACGCGACCGGCGTCACCGGCTACGACGTCGTGCGGATCAGCGGCGGCACCGAGACGGCCGTCACCAGCAGCACCCGGACCACCGCCACCCTCACCGGCCTGTCCCCCGCGACCTCCCACACCTTCGCCGTCTACGCCCGCGACGCCGCCGGCAACCGCTCGCCCCGCTCCGGCACGGTGACGGTCACGACCTCCCCCGGCGGCTCACCGTCGGCCTGCGGTGTCGGCTACCGGGTGACGGGCAGCTGGCCGGGCGGCTTCCAGGGCGAGATCGTCCTCCGCAACACCGGCACCTCGGCGATCAACGGCTGGACGCTGCGCTGGACCTTCCCGGACAGCCAGCGCATCACCAACCTGTGGGGCGGTACGGCGACCCAGAGCGGATCCGAGGTGAGCGTCGCGGCCGCCTCGTACACGGCGACGATCCCCGCGTCGGGCTCGGTCACCCTCGGCTTCACGGCCACCCGGCCGGCCGCGAACCCCAGCCCGACGGCCTTCACTCTCAACGGCGCGGACTGCGCCGTGAGCTGA
- a CDS encoding acyltransferase family protein: MSEDTLRMRAVTAGGTERRAPQPVPASEPAGRRDAFFDNAKYLAIVLVAIGHAWEPLRDGSRAAGALYMVVYAFHMPAFIVISGYFSRSFDASPGRIRRLVTGLAVPYLVFETAYTLFTRWTDQEPDRPVTLLDPLYLTWFLAALFIWRLTTPIWQRVRWPLPIALVVAMLATLSPSIGNDLDLQRTLQFLPYFVLGLLLRPEHFHLVRRRAARILAVPVFAGALAVAYWAVPRMSGAWFYHRDSAEELAAPSWYGPVMTLATFGCSLVLVACFLAWVPGRHTWFTALGAGTLYGYLLHGFVAQGSKFWGWYEPAWVHRPLGEILVTVAAAVLVTALCTPPVRRVFRWVMEPDMAWAFRRDAGDRARERNAVRA, from the coding sequence ATGAGCGAGGACACCCTGCGCATGCGCGCGGTCACGGCCGGCGGGACGGAACGGCGAGCGCCGCAGCCCGTACCGGCCTCGGAACCGGCCGGCCGGCGGGACGCGTTCTTCGACAACGCCAAGTACCTGGCGATCGTGCTGGTGGCGATCGGGCACGCCTGGGAGCCGTTGCGGGACGGCAGCCGGGCGGCCGGCGCGCTCTACATGGTGGTGTACGCCTTCCACATGCCGGCGTTCATCGTCATCTCCGGCTACTTCTCGCGCTCGTTCGACGCGAGCCCGGGGCGGATCAGGCGCCTGGTCACCGGGCTCGCCGTGCCGTACCTCGTCTTCGAGACGGCGTACACCCTGTTCACCCGGTGGACCGACCAGGAGCCGGACCGGCCGGTCACCCTGCTGGACCCCCTCTACCTGACCTGGTTCCTGGCGGCCCTGTTCATCTGGCGGCTGACGACGCCCATCTGGCAGCGCGTGCGGTGGCCGCTGCCGATCGCCCTCGTCGTCGCGATGCTGGCGACGCTCTCGCCGTCCATCGGCAACGACCTCGATCTGCAGCGCACGCTGCAGTTCCTGCCGTACTTCGTCCTGGGTCTGCTGCTGCGGCCCGAGCACTTCCATCTGGTGCGGCGCCGCGCGGCGCGGATCCTGGCCGTGCCGGTCTTCGCCGGCGCGCTCGCGGTGGCCTACTGGGCCGTGCCGCGGATGAGCGGCGCCTGGTTCTACCACCGCGACAGCGCCGAGGAACTCGCCGCCCCCTCCTGGTACGGGCCCGTCATGACGCTGGCGACCTTCGGCTGCTCGCTGGTGCTGGTCGCCTGCTTCCTCGCCTGGGTGCCCGGCCGCCACACCTGGTTCACCGCGCTGGGCGCGGGCACGCTCTACGGCTACCTGCTGCACGGCTTCGTCGCGCAGGGGTCCAAGTTCTGGGGCTGGTACGAGCCGGCGTGGGTGCACCGGCCCCTGGGCGAGATCCTCGTGACGGTCGCCGCCGCGGTGCTCGTGACCGCACTGTGCACTCCGCCGGTGCGACGGGTCTTCCGCTGGGTGATGGAACCCGACATGGCGTGGGCGTTCCGCCGGGACGCGGGCGATCGGGCGCGGGAGCGGAACGCCGTACGGGCGTGA
- a CDS encoding alpha-galactosidase — MASNQRHSDFTWGHETLAARFAVAADGTLRLLRLTHPGDDRRADPHSALPLVELTALGHGSGWSGPRFTGTAFGARLAYRNHLIGSRDGWEWLTAELHDPATGLTAFVELTSPVGLPVLRSRVRLRNDGRARLVVQSVSSLLLGGLPAPDALDVHRARNDWLAECRWYAEPLRASVADINTDVHEHDSRAALALTGRGSWPTDGHLAMGALTERDGGRAWAWQVESPAGWRWDLGERAHGTYLALNGPTDAEHQWRIRLEPGEEFTTVPGALALGPDLDTALGALTSYRRAIRRPHPDHTVLPVVFNDYMNTLMGDPTTAKLLPLIDAAADAGAEYFCIDSGWYDDDTRGWWDSVGAWQPSPRRFPDGGIRAVLDRIRERGMVPGLWLEPEVVGVRSPVAAELPPEAFFQRDGVRLTEQGRHQLDLRHPAARAHLDKTVDRIAGDWGVGYLKLDYNIVVDPGTQAADDLAPGAGLLGHAQAYLDWLSAVLDRHPGLVVENCASGGMRMDGATLAVAQLQSTSDQQDPLSYPPIAASAPAVVPPEQGAVWAYPQPEYDDDLIAWTLGGALLGRIHLSGHLNRMSDHQRALVRDAVDVYKSIRGDLARALPFWPLGLPGWTDEWLALGLRAPGDGTAYLSVWRRGGPARLRIPVRHLAGRDVRVDVLHPSSADAGGAVWDGEGLTVSVPRTLGVLLIRLGQEP; from the coding sequence ATGGCCTCCAACCAGCGGCACAGTGACTTCACTTGGGGGCACGAGACACTCGCTGCCCGGTTCGCCGTCGCCGCCGACGGGACCTTGCGACTGCTCCGGCTGACCCACCCCGGCGATGATCGCCGCGCCGACCCGCACTCCGCGCTCCCGCTCGTCGAGCTCACCGCCCTCGGCCACGGCAGCGGCTGGTCCGGCCCCCGCTTCACCGGCACGGCTTTCGGCGCGCGGCTCGCCTACCGGAACCACCTGATCGGCAGCCGCGACGGCTGGGAGTGGCTGACCGCCGAACTCCACGACCCGGCAACCGGGTTGACGGCCTTCGTCGAACTCACCTCACCGGTCGGCCTGCCCGTCCTGCGCTCCCGCGTCCGGCTCCGCAACGACGGCCGTGCGCGCCTGGTCGTCCAGTCCGTCAGCAGCCTGCTGCTCGGCGGCCTGCCCGCCCCCGACGCCCTCGACGTCCACCGGGCCCGCAACGACTGGCTCGCCGAGTGCCGTTGGTACGCCGAGCCGCTGCGCGCGTCCGTCGCCGACATCAACACCGACGTCCACGAGCACGACAGCCGGGCCGCCCTCGCCCTCACCGGGCGCGGCAGCTGGCCCACCGACGGCCATCTGGCCATGGGCGCGCTGACCGAGCGGGACGGCGGCCGGGCCTGGGCGTGGCAGGTCGAGTCCCCAGCAGGCTGGCGCTGGGACCTCGGCGAACGCGCACACGGCACCTACCTGGCGCTGAACGGCCCCACGGACGCGGAGCACCAGTGGCGGATCCGTCTCGAACCGGGCGAGGAGTTCACCACCGTCCCCGGTGCCCTGGCCCTCGGGCCGGACCTCGACACCGCGCTGGGCGCCCTCACCTCCTACCGCCGGGCGATCCGCCGCCCGCACCCCGACCACACCGTTCTCCCCGTCGTCTTCAACGACTACATGAACACCCTCATGGGCGACCCGACCACGGCCAAGCTGCTGCCGCTGATCGACGCCGCCGCCGACGCGGGCGCCGAGTACTTCTGCATCGACTCCGGCTGGTACGACGACGACACCCGGGGCTGGTGGGACAGCGTCGGCGCGTGGCAGCCCTCACCGCGGCGCTTCCCCGACGGCGGCATCCGGGCCGTCCTGGACCGGATCCGGGAACGCGGCATGGTGCCCGGGCTGTGGCTGGAGCCGGAGGTCGTCGGCGTGCGCAGCCCCGTCGCGGCCGAGCTGCCGCCCGAGGCGTTCTTCCAGCGCGACGGCGTACGCCTCACCGAGCAGGGCCGCCACCAGCTGGACCTGCGGCACCCGGCCGCCCGCGCCCACCTCGACAAGACCGTCGACCGGATCGCCGGCGACTGGGGCGTGGGCTACCTCAAGCTGGATTACAACATCGTCGTCGATCCCGGCACCCAGGCCGCCGACGACCTCGCACCGGGAGCGGGCCTGCTCGGGCACGCCCAGGCCTACCTGGACTGGCTCTCCGCAGTCCTGGACCGCCACCCCGGCCTCGTCGTCGAGAACTGCGCCTCCGGCGGCATGCGCATGGACGGCGCCACCCTCGCCGTCGCCCAGCTCCAGTCCACCAGCGACCAGCAGGACCCGCTGAGCTACCCGCCCATCGCCGCCTCGGCGCCCGCCGTGGTCCCGCCCGAGCAGGGCGCCGTCTGGGCCTACCCGCAGCCCGAGTACGACGACGACCTGATCGCCTGGACCCTCGGCGGGGCCCTCCTCGGTCGCATCCACCTCTCCGGACACCTGAACCGCATGTCGGATCACCAGCGCGCCCTCGTCCGGGACGCCGTCGACGTCTACAAGTCGATCCGCGGCGACCTCGCCCGGGCCCTGCCGTTCTGGCCGCTGGGCCTGCCCGGCTGGACGGACGAGTGGCTGGCCCTGGGGCTGCGGGCCCCCGGGGACGGCACGGCGTACCTCTCCGTCTGGCGGCGCGGCGGACCGGCGCGACTCCGTATCCCCGTCCGGCACCTGGCGGGCAGGGACGTCCGGGTGGATGTCCTGCATCCGTCGTCGGCGGATGCGGGCGGGGCCGTCTGGGACGGGGAGGGGCTGACGGTGTCCGTGCCGCGCACGCTGGGGGTGTTGCTGATCCGGCTCGGTCAGGAGCCGTGA
- a CDS encoding LacI family DNA-binding transcriptional regulator: MNVTGHTRRPASIRDVATAAGVSYQTVSRVINGHPSVRPATRERVLAAIEELGFRRNATALALASGRTRTVTVLTANTTHYGYASILQGIEESARAASYAVGIGVLESAEDAAVAAEVQRATDAGGGIIVIAYDPAGVRALDAVPDGLPVVGVVETPASPPGGESPWVWTDDREAAYQATRHLLSLGHETVHYVAIPSSTRRTSARTSGWRQALKEAGAPEPRPVQSSWGPAGGHAAALKLAGDPSVTAILCGNDDLALGVLRALHERGRAVPGEVSVAGFDDAPHSAFLTPSLTTVRLDFTGLGRAAFALLHGALEESAPVAPHPVSVPELVVRESSGPPPSGT, from the coding sequence ATGAATGTGACCGGTCACACAAGGCGCCCGGCGAGCATCAGGGACGTCGCCACGGCCGCCGGGGTCTCGTACCAGACGGTCTCGCGGGTCATCAACGGCCATCCCAGCGTCCGGCCGGCCACCCGCGAGCGGGTGCTGGCCGCCATCGAGGAGCTGGGCTTCCGGCGCAACGCCACCGCCCTCGCCCTGGCCAGCGGGCGCACCCGCACCGTGACCGTGCTCACCGCGAACACCACCCACTACGGCTACGCCTCGATCCTCCAGGGCATCGAGGAGTCCGCCCGGGCCGCGTCCTACGCGGTCGGCATCGGCGTGCTGGAATCCGCCGAGGACGCGGCCGTCGCCGCCGAGGTGCAACGCGCGACGGACGCCGGCGGCGGGATCATCGTGATCGCCTACGATCCGGCCGGTGTGCGGGCGCTGGATGCCGTGCCCGACGGGCTGCCGGTGGTGGGCGTGGTCGAGACCCCGGCGAGCCCGCCCGGCGGCGAGAGCCCGTGGGTGTGGACCGACGACCGCGAGGCCGCCTACCAGGCGACCCGGCATCTGCTCTCCCTCGGCCACGAGACCGTGCACTACGTCGCCATCCCCTCCAGCACCCGCCGCACCAGTGCCCGCACCAGCGGCTGGCGGCAGGCGCTGAAGGAGGCGGGCGCCCCGGAACCCCGCCCGGTGCAGAGCAGTTGGGGTCCTGCGGGCGGACACGCGGCGGCGCTGAAGCTGGCCGGGGACCCGTCCGTCACCGCGATCCTGTGCGGCAACGACGACCTCGCCCTCGGCGTGCTCCGCGCCCTGCACGAGAGGGGCCGCGCGGTGCCGGGCGAGGTCAGCGTGGCCGGGTTCGACGACGCCCCGCACTCCGCCTTCCTCACCCCGTCCCTGACGACCGTGCGCCTGGACTTCACCGGCCTCGGCCGGGCCGCCTTCGCCCTGCTGCACGGGGCGCTGGAGGAGTCCGCGCCGGTCGCCCCGCATCCGGTGTCCGTACCGGAACTGGTGGTGCGGGAAAGCTCGGGCCCTCCGCCCTCCGGCACCTGA
- a CDS encoding ABC transporter substrate-binding protein: MNRRVLPALALICAAGLAATACSDPTAGDSGAGDAEQTAVNPTARLDGVKLTMWTAQNTVNAPKQVIDAFEKATGAEVDTQAIPDLYEQNVPTKLASGDRPDLMFWQPSISTLPFVQPGQNLLTLDGEPWVSKLGDTEKSLGVIDGKRYAAIVTSPAMLGVYYNKDVFKQAGIAEKDFPQSYDELLALGHKVADKTDAAAFYEAGGDKWPLQWQMQVQLTDLDRQWWADLNAGRKKWTDPVVVGAVKKYKDKLLGAGLAQKNYRTGTFTGQADALWKGEAGMVLNVTSFQSQLQAKYSTAEIDKKIGWFPVANSSATGLYSPDQTNGVVAFKTGDEKRQNAARQFLAFWLGPDYPDYIKAMKIPSVQPSVPTPGGLPETSKAQVAALPKAIGVFQAKAIVAPDTHLYLADMIFGKKSPQQVAQAIQDQFAQVAKAQGAPGF, encoded by the coding sequence ATGAACAGAAGAGTTCTCCCCGCCCTGGCGCTGATATGTGCCGCGGGGCTGGCCGCCACCGCGTGCAGTGATCCCACCGCCGGGGACTCCGGTGCGGGCGACGCCGAGCAGACGGCGGTGAACCCGACCGCGCGGCTGGACGGCGTGAAGCTGACCATGTGGACCGCGCAGAACACGGTCAACGCGCCCAAGCAGGTCATCGACGCCTTCGAGAAGGCCACCGGCGCCGAGGTCGACACCCAGGCGATCCCGGACCTCTACGAGCAGAACGTGCCGACGAAACTGGCCTCCGGCGACCGTCCCGACCTGATGTTCTGGCAGCCGTCCATCTCCACGCTGCCGTTCGTCCAGCCAGGGCAGAACCTCCTCACGCTCGACGGCGAGCCCTGGGTCTCGAAGCTCGGCGACACGGAGAAGTCCCTCGGCGTCATCGACGGCAAGCGCTACGCGGCGATCGTCACCAGCCCGGCCATGCTCGGCGTCTACTACAACAAGGACGTCTTCAAGCAGGCGGGCATCGCCGAGAAGGACTTCCCCCAGTCCTACGACGAGCTGCTCGCACTCGGCCACAAGGTCGCAGACAAGACCGACGCGGCCGCCTTCTACGAGGCCGGCGGCGACAAGTGGCCGCTCCAGTGGCAGATGCAGGTCCAGCTCACCGACCTCGACCGGCAGTGGTGGGCGGACCTGAACGCCGGCAGGAAGAAGTGGACCGACCCGGTCGTGGTCGGCGCGGTCAAGAAGTACAAGGACAAGCTGCTCGGCGCCGGGCTCGCCCAGAAGAACTACCGCACGGGCACGTTCACCGGGCAGGCCGACGCCCTGTGGAAGGGCGAGGCCGGCATGGTCCTCAACGTCACCTCCTTCCAGAGCCAGTTGCAGGCCAAGTACTCCACCGCCGAGATCGACAAGAAGATCGGCTGGTTCCCGGTCGCCAACTCCTCGGCGACCGGCCTGTACTCCCCCGACCAGACCAACGGGGTCGTCGCCTTCAAGACCGGTGACGAGAAGCGGCAGAACGCGGCCCGGCAGTTCCTCGCCTTCTGGCTCGGCCCGGACTACCCGGACTACATCAAGGCGATGAAGATCCCGTCCGTGCAGCCGTCCGTGCCCACCCCCGGCGGGCTGCCCGAGACGTCCAAGGCCCAGGTCGCGGCCCTGCCGAAGGCCATCGGCGTGTTCCAGGCCAAGGCCATCGTCGCCCCCGACACGCACCTCTACCTGGCCGACATGATCTTCGGCAAGAAGAGCCCGCAGCAGGTCGCGCAGGCGATCCAGGACCAGTTCGCGCAGGTGGCCAAGGCCCAGGGCGCACCCGGGTTCTGA